Proteins encoded by one window of Vibrio rumoiensis:
- the pspB gene encoding envelope stress response membrane protein PspB yields the protein MSTFFVAPLIVFLIFVAPLWLLLHYRSKRKVAHGLSSDELDQLKSLAERAESIQQRVKTLEKILDAEAPNWRRDHG from the coding sequence ATGAGTACCTTTTTCGTGGCACCGCTGATTGTATTTTTAATTTTTGTCGCCCCGCTGTGGTTGCTGCTTCATTATCGAAGCAAACGCAAAGTGGCGCATGGCTTATCGAGTGATGAGCTTGATCAATTAAAGTCATTAGCAGAGCGAGCAGAAAGCATTCAGCAACGCGTAAAAACATTAGAAAAAATCTTAGACGCTGAGGCGCCAAATTGGAGGCGTGATCATGGCTAA
- the pspF gene encoding phage shock protein operon transcriptional activator — protein MKAQNIIGQSAAFLAALDKTSQLAAIERPILIVGERGTGKELIAQRLHYLSKRWQHPLISLNCSALSEGLIDSELFGHESGAFTGSKGQHKGRFERAENGTLFLDELATAPFSVQEKLLRVIEYGEYERVGGHKTLQADVRLVCATNADLPQMAQQGVFRADLLDRLAFDVIHLPPLRQRQEDIPLLAEHYAIQMCQELGLPLFTGFSTRAQSELHNYPWPGNVRELKNVVERAVYRHGTQQGEIDDIEFNPFQSPAVSSPSLLSSVFPSTEPISDGVTKKTPIIDNNDEQDAPALPIDYKQWQQDQDIQLLKQSLKQAKYHQRNAAKLLGLSYHQFRGMLRKYEMIGKDQQD, from the coding sequence ATGAAAGCACAAAATATCATCGGGCAATCTGCCGCATTTCTTGCAGCCCTAGATAAGACATCACAACTGGCCGCCATTGAGCGTCCTATTCTTATTGTTGGAGAAAGAGGGACTGGCAAAGAGCTCATTGCTCAACGACTGCATTATTTGTCTAAGCGTTGGCAGCATCCTTTAATCAGCTTAAATTGCTCGGCACTTAGCGAAGGGTTAATCGATTCTGAATTATTTGGTCACGAATCAGGGGCATTTACCGGCTCAAAAGGCCAACACAAAGGGCGATTTGAACGCGCAGAAAATGGCACATTATTTTTAGATGAATTGGCTACTGCACCTTTTTCAGTACAGGAAAAGCTGTTAAGAGTGATTGAATACGGTGAATATGAGCGGGTTGGTGGCCATAAAACCTTACAAGCCGATGTTCGCCTTGTCTGTGCCACTAATGCGGATTTACCACAAATGGCTCAGCAAGGTGTATTCCGAGCCGATCTCTTAGACCGTCTTGCTTTCGATGTTATTCACCTTCCTCCACTAAGGCAGCGTCAAGAAGACATTCCATTGCTGGCAGAACATTATGCTATTCAAATGTGCCAAGAGCTCGGTTTGCCATTGTTTACTGGCTTTAGTACTCGAGCGCAATCTGAGTTACATAATTATCCTTGGCCTGGCAATGTGCGTGAATTAAAAAATGTGGTCGAGCGCGCGGTTTATCGTCATGGTACTCAACAAGGAGAAATTGATGACATTGAGTTCAATCCTTTTCAGTCTCCAGCGGTATCTTCGCCGTCTTTGTTATCTTCAGTTTTTCCATCAACTGAACCAATAAGTGACGGCGTCACCAAAAAGACGCCTATAATAGATAACAATGATGAACAGGATGCACCGGCCTTGCCTATTGATTATAAACAGTGGCAACAAGATCAAGATATTCAGCTACTAAAACAAAGTTTAAAGCAGGCTAAGTATCATCAAAGAAATGCAGCTAAACTTTTAGGCTTGAGCTACCATCAATTTAGAGGAATGCTCAGGAAATACGAGATGATAGGAAAAGATCAACAAGATTAA
- the pspC gene encoding envelope stress response membrane protein PspC translates to MDREALYRDPKNGKLAGVCAGLGRYFGMEAWWVRIIVVSAFLLGGGILVLFAYFGLWLMLEKRPDNLAAADEFDFDHTIKSKPWQTGQLPAELLADLDKEYALLEDKIRDMEAYVTSDAYKVNKEFSKL, encoded by the coding sequence ATGGATAGAGAAGCATTATATCGTGATCCTAAGAATGGCAAATTAGCTGGGGTATGTGCAGGGCTGGGTCGATATTTCGGTATGGAAGCCTGGTGGGTACGGATTATAGTCGTGTCGGCCTTTCTCCTTGGTGGCGGTATTCTAGTGTTATTTGCCTACTTTGGTTTATGGCTGATGTTAGAAAAGCGTCCTGATAATCTTGCGGCTGCTGATGAGTTTGACTTTGACCATACCATCAAAAGTAAGCCTTGGCAGACAGGGCAGTTACCCGCGGAGTTATTGGCCGATCTCGATAAAGAATATGCGTTATTAGAAGATAAAATACGAGATATGGAAGCTTATGTGACTTCTGATGCTTATAAGGTTAACAAGGAATTCAGCAAGTTATAA
- a CDS encoding DUF2750 domain-containing protein: protein MSQVLDAATIETINAYDSEKRFQYCVKEVVANRQIWILIDEDGCVMLNTEEEDCVPVWPNEEFAQAWANGDWEHCKPEAISLNKWHSRWTHGLADDDLSVVVFPNADQEGVIVFPDEFDFELKKQAQKR, encoded by the coding sequence ATGTCTCAAGTATTAGATGCTGCAACAATCGAAACGATTAATGCTTACGATAGCGAAAAACGTTTTCAATATTGCGTGAAAGAAGTGGTGGCCAATCGTCAAATCTGGATTTTGATTGATGAAGATGGTTGCGTGATGCTGAATACGGAAGAAGAAGATTGTGTTCCGGTATGGCCAAATGAAGAATTTGCACAAGCGTGGGCCAATGGTGACTGGGAACATTGTAAGCCTGAAGCGATTTCACTGAATAAGTGGCATAGCCGTTGGACACATGGTTTAGCGGATGATGATTTATCGGTGGTGGTTTTTCCAAATGCAGACCAAGAGGGCGTGATTGTATTCCCTGATGAGTTTGATTTTGAATTAAAGAAACAAGCTCAGAAGCGCTAA
- a CDS encoding peptide ABC transporter ATP-binding protein produces MSALLEVIDLSKNFVTRSGFFRKRVHQAVKPISFTLEPGQTLGIIGQNGSGKSTLAKMLAGVTEPSHGKIFVNGEQLFDKDYSTRCKLIRMIFQDPNTSLNPRIQIGRILEEPLKRNTQMSPEARIQRVKETLIRVGLLPEHAYFYPQMLATGQKQRVCLARALVLQPSVIVADEALNGLDMAMRSQIINLFLELQEEMGVSFVYVSQHIGVVKHITDKLIVMHEGEVVESGDTQQVIANPQHTISQKLIENHFHKTPSHLK; encoded by the coding sequence ATGAGTGCGTTATTAGAAGTCATCGATTTATCGAAGAACTTTGTCACTCGTTCTGGTTTTTTCCGTAAGCGAGTCCATCAAGCGGTGAAACCAATTTCGTTTACTCTAGAGCCTGGGCAAACCCTAGGGATCATCGGGCAAAATGGCTCAGGAAAATCAACACTGGCGAAAATGCTTGCCGGTGTGACCGAACCTAGCCATGGCAAAATCTTTGTTAATGGTGAACAACTGTTTGATAAAGACTACTCCACCCGCTGTAAGCTCATTCGAATGATATTCCAAGATCCCAATACCTCGCTGAATCCGCGTATTCAGATTGGGCGTATTTTGGAAGAACCATTAAAACGTAATACTCAGATGTCACCGGAAGCACGTATTCAGCGTGTCAAAGAAACCTTAATTCGCGTTGGTTTGCTTCCTGAACATGCATACTTCTACCCTCAAATGCTCGCCACAGGCCAGAAGCAGCGTGTTTGCTTGGCAAGAGCCTTGGTACTTCAACCTTCGGTGATTGTCGCCGATGAGGCGCTTAACGGGCTTGATATGGCCATGCGCTCACAGATCATCAACCTGTTCTTAGAGCTGCAAGAAGAAATGGGGGTGTCTTTTGTGTATGTTTCCCAACATATCGGTGTGGTTAAACACATCACCGACAAGTTAATCGTGATGCATGAAGGTGAAGTGGTTGAATCTGGTGATACTCAACAAGTGATTGCCAACCCGCAACACACTATTAGCCAGAAGCTGATCGAAAACCACTTTCATAAAACCCCGAGTCATTTGAAGTAA
- a CDS encoding ABC transporter substrate-binding protein — protein MPNSLRYLLLPLLASLGLAGCNDPEDIQLTKQNGFVYCGSTHPQFLNPQLSDGGDNIKSIGPQLFDSLLTLDPISFKPKPNLATHWKVNEDKTQYTFTLRANVEFQHTSWFQPSRPMNSHDVVFSFKRIIDSSNPYYYVNGGRYPWFQSIGFSRLVKDVKAIDDRHVQFTLSHPDNTFLDNISTIFAAIHSQEYAHQLAAKDEKSQLDEFPIGTGPFQLEKSHHNELIRLTKHANYWHHPAEMQQVVFDFSHRGTGTLAKLLTQECDVMTDPISSQLTLINKNTDIRSNISKAMNVAFISVNTQHFALSDVRVRQALNFAINRKSIIDAVYFGQGYVATSLLPSDSWAYQDNSLQIRYDRQYAKALLKQAGFGDGLKLTMWVPLAAQSYNPNPHKTAELLQANFADIGVTVSILTEKFGRRDRLTQQSNADLVLTGWAANTGDPDSLLRPQLSCEARRAGLNVSMWCDSDFDFLLTLARESEQTRHRLNLYHQAQTMLTQELPIIPIAHGVQYQVHHSSLSGFALNPFNSGSFEHVVREK, from the coding sequence ATGCCGAATTCATTACGCTATTTGCTATTACCTTTATTGGCGTCGTTAGGACTGGCCGGCTGTAATGATCCCGAAGACATTCAGTTAACAAAACAAAATGGCTTTGTATATTGCGGCAGCACCCATCCGCAATTTTTAAATCCGCAGCTTTCTGATGGCGGTGATAATATTAAATCTATTGGCCCTCAATTATTCGACTCATTACTCACCCTTGATCCCATTAGCTTTAAACCCAAGCCAAATCTCGCCACACACTGGAAAGTAAATGAAGATAAAACTCAATATACCTTCACCTTAAGAGCCAACGTTGAATTCCAACATACCTCATGGTTTCAACCCTCTCGCCCAATGAATTCGCATGATGTTGTATTTAGCTTTAAACGTATTATCGATTCTTCAAACCCCTATTATTATGTCAATGGTGGCCGTTATCCGTGGTTTCAAAGCATCGGGTTCTCTCGCTTAGTGAAAGATGTAAAAGCCATTGACGACCGTCACGTTCAATTTACCCTTTCTCACCCTGACAATACTTTTCTCGATAACATCTCAACTATTTTTGCTGCTATTCATTCACAAGAGTATGCCCATCAACTCGCTGCAAAAGATGAGAAGTCACAATTGGATGAGTTTCCGATTGGCACTGGCCCTTTTCAATTAGAAAAATCTCATCATAATGAATTGATTCGCTTAACTAAACACGCTAATTACTGGCATCACCCAGCTGAAATGCAGCAAGTTGTATTTGATTTCAGCCATCGCGGCACCGGCACATTAGCAAAGTTGCTCACACAAGAATGTGATGTGATGACGGACCCCATTTCAAGCCAACTTACTCTTATTAATAAAAACACCGATATTCGCTCAAACATCAGCAAAGCAATGAATGTGGCGTTTATTTCAGTGAATACTCAACATTTTGCCTTAAGTGATGTACGGGTTCGTCAGGCATTAAACTTTGCAATTAACAGAAAAAGCATCATTGATGCGGTCTATTTTGGCCAAGGTTACGTCGCAACCTCATTATTACCCTCTGATTCATGGGCATATCAAGACAACAGCCTTCAAATTCGTTATGATCGCCAATACGCAAAAGCCTTATTGAAACAAGCTGGCTTTGGTGATGGATTGAAGCTCACTATGTGGGTCCCACTAGCGGCACAATCTTATAATCCAAACCCACATAAAACCGCTGAATTGCTTCAGGCAAATTTTGCTGATATTGGTGTGACGGTTTCGATCTTAACTGAAAAGTTTGGTAGACGAGATAGACTCACTCAGCAATCCAATGCTGACCTAGTCCTCACGGGCTGGGCGGCCAATACCGGTGATCCGGATAGCCTACTAAGACCTCAGTTATCGTGTGAGGCTAGGCGAGCGGGTTTAAATGTTTCAATGTGGTGTGATTCAGATTTTGATTTTTTATTGACGTTAGCCCGTGAAAGCGAGCAAACTCGTCACCGGTTAAACTTATATCATCAAGCACAAACTATGCTCACTCAAGAATTACCAATCATTCCAATCGCTCATGGCGTACAATATCAAGTACATCACAGCTCATTAAGTGGCTTTGCATTAAACCCTTTTAATTCGGGTAGCTTTGAACACGTTGTAAGGGAAAAATAA
- a CDS encoding peptide ABC transporter ATP-binding protein, which yields MPLLDIRNLTIEIETPHGTVKAVERMSLTLNEGEIRGLVGESGSGKSLVAKAIVGLTKDTWKVSADRMRLGSIDLLQLTPKERRRVIARDIAVIFQEPSSCLDPSEQIGHQLRESIPSSSFEGKWWQRWHWRHKLAKALLHKVGIKDHRQVMSCYPYELTDGQCQKIMIAMAIASKPKLLIADEPTNDLDPITQSQILRLLSRLNQVNNTTIMLIGHDLTTITQWATRITVMYCGQSVESANTKHILTEPKHPYTVALLHAMPDFNDWIPHKSRLPSLPGSIPPLQHLPIGCRLGPRCPYAQTKCVHVPVRKKIKTHQFSCHFPLNMEKRSTLEKKAKTEKHV from the coding sequence ATGCCATTACTCGATATTCGCAATTTAACCATTGAAATCGAAACCCCACACGGTACGGTAAAAGCGGTTGAACGCATGAGCCTGACGTTAAATGAAGGGGAAATTCGTGGCCTAGTGGGTGAATCAGGCTCAGGTAAAAGCCTAGTCGCAAAAGCTATCGTTGGTCTAACCAAAGATACGTGGAAAGTATCCGCTGACCGCATGCGCTTGGGCAGCATCGACTTATTACAACTTACTCCCAAGGAACGTCGCCGTGTTATCGCGCGTGATATAGCGGTAATTTTCCAAGAGCCGAGCAGTTGTCTCGATCCATCAGAGCAAATTGGCCATCAGCTACGCGAGTCCATTCCTTCTTCCTCATTTGAAGGTAAATGGTGGCAACGCTGGCACTGGCGTCATAAATTAGCCAAAGCCTTATTGCACAAAGTAGGGATTAAAGATCACCGTCAAGTGATGAGTTGCTACCCGTACGAGCTCACCGATGGCCAATGCCAGAAAATTATGATCGCGATGGCGATTGCGTCTAAACCTAAATTGTTGATTGCCGATGAGCCAACCAACGATCTCGATCCAATCACCCAGTCTCAAATCTTGCGATTACTCAGTCGTTTAAATCAAGTCAATAACACCACCATTATGTTGATTGGGCATGACCTCACCACGATCACTCAATGGGCAACCCGTATTACGGTGATGTACTGTGGCCAATCGGTTGAATCGGCCAATACCAAGCATATTTTAACGGAACCTAAACATCCTTATACCGTGGCGTTGTTGCATGCAATGCCAGACTTTAATGATTGGATCCCACACAAAAGCCGCCTACCTTCTCTACCGGGTTCAATACCACCATTACAGCATCTACCAATAGGGTGTCGTCTTGGTCCACGCTGCCCTTATGCGCAAACTAAATGTGTGCATGTACCCGTTAGAAAAAAAATCAAAACCCATCAATTCAGCTGTCATTTCCCATTGAATATGGAAAAACGCTCAACACTTGAGAAAAAAGCGAAAACGGAGAAACACGTATGA
- a CDS encoding DNA-3-methyladenine glycosylase I: protein MTHNNDTTCGWAMKHDNEREYHDQEWGVPVYDDTILFEFICLEGAQAGLSWRTILNKRDGYKAAFEGFDIETLSQYDETKVPYIIDNFDVVKHKGKIASVYSNARAAKALQKEYGSLSKALWQFVDGKPIQNHWTEMSQIPAVSERSKAMSKFLKKNGFKFMGETICYAFMQAVGMVNDHVVDCPCYEKCLNHKKQNKS, encoded by the coding sequence ATGACACACAATAACGATACGACCTGCGGTTGGGCAATGAAGCATGATAATGAACGCGAATATCACGATCAAGAGTGGGGCGTGCCGGTTTACGATGACACGATATTGTTCGAATTCATTTGTTTAGAGGGCGCACAAGCAGGATTGAGCTGGCGAACCATTTTAAATAAACGTGACGGCTATAAAGCAGCATTTGAAGGCTTTGATATCGAGACGTTAAGTCAATACGATGAAACCAAAGTGCCATACATTATTGATAACTTTGATGTGGTGAAACATAAAGGAAAAATTGCCTCTGTGTATTCAAATGCGCGTGCCGCTAAAGCCTTACAAAAAGAATATGGATCATTGAGTAAAGCGTTGTGGCAGTTTGTTGATGGCAAACCGATTCAAAATCATTGGACGGAGATGTCACAAATTCCGGCGGTGTCGGAGCGCTCAAAAGCAATGAGTAAATTTTTAAAGAAAAATGGCTTTAAATTTATGGGTGAGACAATCTGCTACGCTTTTATGCAAGCGGTTGGCATGGTGAATGATCATGTGGTGGATTGTCCTTGCTATGAAAAATGTTTAAACCATAAAAAACAAAACAAAAGTTAG
- a CDS encoding SLC13 family permease, producing MRLYLRFLLPIMIPLIVLFLPLAAFPFEGMTIIQQRVAAIFLFAALSWILEPIPIYATSVAIICFELLLISDKAIVWFTGQQATDHYGVILNHTDIMATFANPIIMLFLGGFFLAIAATKYRLDINLARVLLKPFGDQPRFMILGLMLITALFSMFMSNTATTAMMLSILTPVMVLLKPEDPSRTAFALCIPLAANIGGIGTPIGTPPNAIALKYLQSSASISFGEWMAFAVPFVIVLMAIAWVLILLLFPAKQRSISLDIKGKFLKTPQAIIVYVTFILTIVLWLMGSSHGMNSYTVAMIPVTVFLVTGIITKEDLKKISWDVLWLVSGGIALGLALDKSGLAALVVYSIPFGEFSPYVVLIGAALLSLLMANFMSNTATANLLMPIMAALGATMVSLDVLGGQPMLILVVTFAASLGMALPISTPPNALAHATGHIKTQDMAKVGVIIGVTGVVLSFALVAILNMVY from the coding sequence ATGCGTTTATACCTTCGCTTTTTATTGCCAATAATGATCCCTTTAATCGTGTTATTTTTGCCGCTTGCTGCTTTTCCCTTTGAAGGCATGACGATTATTCAACAACGTGTTGCGGCGATATTTTTATTTGCGGCATTAAGTTGGATATTAGAACCCATTCCTATCTACGCGACCTCAGTGGCGATTATTTGTTTTGAGTTATTACTGATTTCCGATAAAGCAATTGTGTGGTTTACCGGCCAGCAAGCGACGGACCACTATGGTGTGATTCTCAATCATACCGATATCATGGCGACCTTTGCTAATCCGATCATTATGCTGTTTTTGGGGGGATTCTTTCTGGCGATTGCAGCGACCAAATACCGTTTAGACATCAATTTAGCGAGGGTGCTACTAAAACCATTTGGTGACCAACCACGTTTTATGATCCTAGGCTTAATGTTGATCACCGCGTTGTTTTCAATGTTTATGTCTAATACCGCGACAACCGCCATGATGTTATCGATTCTAACGCCAGTAATGGTGTTGTTGAAACCGGAGGATCCGAGTCGAACGGCCTTTGCGTTGTGTATTCCACTTGCGGCAAATATCGGCGGAATAGGGACACCCATCGGCACGCCACCCAATGCGATTGCTTTGAAATACTTGCAATCAAGCGCCTCCATTTCTTTTGGGGAATGGATGGCGTTTGCGGTGCCGTTTGTCATTGTATTGATGGCCATCGCTTGGGTATTAATCTTGCTGTTATTTCCTGCGAAGCAAAGAAGTATTTCACTCGACATCAAAGGTAAATTTCTTAAAACGCCACAAGCTATTATTGTCTATGTCACCTTTATTTTGACCATAGTGTTATGGCTGATGGGCAGTAGCCACGGAATGAATTCATACACGGTTGCGATGATCCCAGTAACGGTCTTTTTGGTGACGGGTATTATTACCAAAGAAGATTTGAAAAAGATTTCTTGGGATGTGCTGTGGCTGGTGTCAGGGGGGATTGCGCTCGGTCTTGCCTTAGATAAAAGTGGCCTAGCCGCATTGGTGGTGTATAGCATCCCATTTGGAGAATTTTCACCTTATGTCGTGTTAATTGGCGCGGCACTGCTTAGCTTGTTGATGGCCAATTTTATGTCTAATACGGCAACAGCCAACTTGTTAATGCCAATTATGGCAGCGCTCGGGGCAACGATGGTGAGTTTAGATGTATTAGGGGGACAACCGATGTTGATTCTGGTTGTGACCTTTGCAGCGTCTCTAGGGATGGCATTGCCAATAAGCACTCCGCCTAATGCTCTTGCCCATGCCACTGGGCATATTAAAACTCAAGATATGGCCAAAGTTGGTGTGATTATTGGTGTGACGGGCGTGGTGCTGAGTTTTGCTCTCGTGGCAATTTTAAATATGGTTTATTAG
- the pspA gene encoding phage shock protein PspA, with translation MGIFSRFADIVNSNISSLLDKAEDPEKMIRLIIQEMEDTLVEVRTHSAKALADNKEITRRIEFLDDQVEDWKNKASLAIQKQREDLARGALIEKQKAEEQLKNLRMEKALLDESIDKLAGEISKLESKIIETRAKQKSLVMRRQAAGHRRDIKKQLHTGKTEEAMSKFEQYERKINELEAEADSYDLGEKGKDLNQEFAELQADDEIEQELEKLKKSLQDK, from the coding sequence ATGGGTATTTTTTCTCGTTTTGCCGACATCGTGAATTCAAATATCAGCTCTTTATTAGATAAAGCGGAAGATCCAGAAAAAATGATCCGCCTTATTATTCAAGAGATGGAAGACACGTTAGTTGAAGTCAGAACACATTCAGCAAAAGCGTTGGCCGATAATAAAGAAATAACTCGCCGTATTGAGTTTCTTGACGACCAAGTCGAAGATTGGAAAAACAAAGCATCTTTAGCCATTCAAAAGCAGCGAGAAGATCTTGCTCGTGGTGCGCTAATCGAAAAGCAGAAAGCAGAAGAACAGCTTAAAAATTTGCGCATGGAAAAGGCGTTACTAGATGAGTCTATCGATAAGTTAGCCGGTGAGATTAGCAAGCTTGAGAGTAAAATCATTGAAACTCGCGCTAAGCAAAAATCTCTGGTGATGCGTCGCCAAGCCGCGGGCCATCGTCGTGATATTAAAAAGCAATTGCACACAGGTAAAACAGAAGAGGCAATGTCTAAGTTTGAGCAATACGAGCGCAAAATTAATGAACTGGAAGCGGAAGCAGATAGTTATGATTTAGGTGAGAAAGGCAAAGATCTGAATCAAGAGTTTGCTGAATTGCAGGCCGATGATGAGATTGAACAAGAGCTAGAAAAGCTAAAGAAAAGTCTGCAAGATAAATAA
- a CDS encoding response regulator → MEKFHIVCVDDQPEILFQLAHDLSELASWVKIKICPDAQSAQEYLERLDQEGGYICVILSDQNMPIQSGVDWLQNLVTDRRFRHTKKVMLSQNPSQQALIDAINLAQVDRFFIKPWDSDELLHEVRVLLTEYIFDKGIDYEPLQQHLDADTVLKFLRSVTS, encoded by the coding sequence ATGGAAAAATTTCATATTGTTTGTGTCGATGATCAGCCGGAAATATTATTTCAGTTGGCGCATGATCTCTCTGAGCTTGCCAGTTGGGTAAAGATTAAAATTTGTCCGGATGCGCAAAGTGCACAAGAGTATTTGGAAAGATTGGATCAAGAGGGCGGCTATATTTGCGTGATTTTATCGGATCAAAATATGCCGATCCAAAGTGGCGTCGATTGGTTACAAAATCTCGTGACTGATAGGCGTTTTCGTCACACCAAGAAAGTCATGTTGTCTCAAAACCCAAGCCAACAAGCCCTTATTGATGCAATTAATCTCGCGCAAGTGGATCGTTTCTTTATTAAACCTTGGGATAGCGATGAGTTGCTGCATGAAGTGCGAGTGCTGCTCACGGAATATATCTTTGATAAAGGAATTGATTATGAGCCCTTACAACAGCATCTTGATGCGGATACGGTGCTGAAGTTTTTACGTAGCGTGACTTCTTAG
- a CDS encoding ABC transporter permease subunit, protein MLSNNIYQEDRIPGQFERFWRSYRANSLAMFGLWCFVILLLVTLGAQWLAPHDPLMQTGHRLQPPSWSPHGSVEYFLGTDDIGRDLLSRLIIGTQLTFGSGLLIMLIATVIGCTIGIFAGMTKGLVSSTLNHLLDTVMSIPSILLAIIFVAFLGTGEFNILLAICLALIPRFIRSVYIAVNAEMEKDYNIAARLDGSNNFQLLWSSILPNLSTVIAAEMTLAASMAILDISALGFLELGAQSPTPEWGTMLGDSVDLIYLAPWTVTLPGIFIMFSVIIINLVGEGIRHSLSAGTE, encoded by the coding sequence ATGCTGTCAAATAATATCTATCAAGAAGACCGTATTCCGGGTCAATTTGAACGCTTCTGGCGCAGTTATCGAGCCAACAGTCTCGCGATGTTTGGCTTATGGTGTTTTGTGATTTTATTACTCGTTACGCTTGGCGCTCAGTGGTTAGCTCCGCATGATCCTTTAATGCAAACAGGCCACCGATTACAGCCACCCTCTTGGAGCCCTCACGGTAGTGTCGAGTACTTCTTAGGAACCGATGACATTGGACGCGATCTTCTTTCACGCTTAATTATCGGTACCCAATTAACCTTTGGCTCAGGTCTACTCATTATGCTAATTGCCACCGTAATTGGTTGCACCATTGGTATTTTTGCGGGTATGACCAAAGGTTTAGTGTCAAGTACCTTGAACCACTTACTCGACACCGTGATGTCAATTCCCTCGATTTTGCTGGCGATTATCTTTGTCGCCTTTCTTGGCACTGGTGAATTTAATATCCTACTGGCGATTTGTTTAGCCCTTATTCCGCGCTTTATCCGCTCGGTGTACATTGCCGTGAATGCGGAAATGGAAAAAGACTACAACATTGCTGCTCGCTTAGATGGCTCGAACAACTTTCAATTACTTTGGAGTTCTATCTTGCCAAACCTATCCACGGTGATTGCAGCAGAAATGACACTAGCCGCCTCGATGGCAATTTTAGATATCAGTGCATTAGGCTTTTTAGAGCTTGGTGCCCAATCTCCAACACCTGAATGGGGAACCATGCTAGGTGACTCGGTTGATTTGATTTATTTAGCGCCTTGGACGGTTACGCTCCCTGGGATATTTATTATGTTTTCCGTCATTATCATCAATTTAGTCGGTGAAGGCATACGTCATTCACTGAGTGCGGGGACCGAATAA
- a CDS encoding ABC transporter permease, which translates to MLLYTLRRINLFIITLLILTLIGYSILRLDPLSPWAIQDFFHGWVTYLNQLSQLNLGINLHGDPVIEEIKLVFPATLELCFFAMIVSLIIGIPIGTIAGMRQGKWVDTFISFSSMVGYSIPIFWIALMLIMFFSLNLGYTPVSGRHDLLLEVPYITGFATIDAFLSRDINRLELIHSVMMHLLLPCMVLALAPTTEVIRLMRSSVADVRKQNYIRAARIRGLSTYEIIFKHVLRNAIPPIIPKVGVQLSTMLTYAIITESIFNWPGIGRWLLDALADKDYVSIQAGVITVATFVLFVNILSDLIGAMVNPLVRKQWYAVK; encoded by the coding sequence ATGCTGCTTTACACCCTGCGCCGCATAAACTTATTCATCATTACCTTGTTAATTTTGACGCTCATTGGCTATAGCATTTTACGCTTAGATCCTCTTTCGCCATGGGCCATTCAAGATTTCTTCCATGGTTGGGTAACCTACTTAAATCAATTGAGCCAACTTAACCTTGGCATCAACTTGCATGGTGACCCCGTTATTGAAGAAATTAAACTGGTATTCCCGGCAACCTTAGAGTTGTGCTTTTTTGCAATGATCGTCTCTTTGATCATTGGTATACCAATTGGGACAATTGCAGGAATGCGCCAAGGGAAATGGGTTGATACCTTCATCTCATTTTCTTCGATGGTCGGTTACTCGATTCCGATTTTTTGGATTGCGTTAATGTTAATCATGTTTTTTTCTTTGAACCTCGGTTATACCCCGGTTTCAGGGCGACATGATTTATTACTCGAAGTCCCTTACATTACAGGGTTTGCGACTATTGATGCCTTCTTATCAAGAGACATTAATCGCCTAGAGTTAATTCATAGCGTCATGATGCACTTACTTTTACCTTGCATGGTTTTAGCCCTTGCGCCAACCACTGAAGTGATTCGTCTTATGCGCTCATCGGTTGCCGATGTTCGTAAACAAAACTACATTCGTGCTGCTCGTATTCGTGGTTTATCAACCTATGAAATCATTTTTAAACATGTGCTACGAAATGCTATCCCACCGATTATTCCAAAAGTTGGCGTTCAACTTTCAACCATGCTGACTTACGCCATTATTACTGAATCGATATTTAACTGGCCGGGGATCGGAAGATGGTTACTCGATGCCCTTGCGGATAAAGATTATGTTTCAATCCAAGCAGGCGTGATTACCGTCGCGACTTTCGTGTTATTCGTCAATATTTTGTCCGACTTAATTGGCGCAATGGTTAACCCTTTGGTAAGGAAGCAGTGGTATGCTGTCAAATAA